CGCCAAACTCCTCAACGATCCCTACTATCGCCTCCAATCTGGGGAAGAAATTCAGATAGCAGCAAAATTAGGTATTCGCATTGATGCTAATCAAGCGACTGTAGATGATTGGTTACGTTTACCAGGTTTGTCAATTCACCAAGCGCGATCGCTTGTGGAACTTTCGCGTTCTGGTGTTAAATTTTACTGTATTGAAGATATTGCTGCGGCTTTGGGTATGCCCGCGCCGCGCCTGGAACCATTAAAGCCTCTGCTAAATTTTATTTACTATGACCACGAATCTCTAGAAAGTCCAATACAGTTAGTCAATCCAAATACAGCAACAGTTGAAAAGTTAGCACAAATCCCATTTATCGATTTGTCTTTGGCGCAAGCGGTGGTGCAAAATCGGCAATCAGGGGGACTTTACCACAACTTGGCTGATTTTCAACGACGGTTAGAGTTAACTGGTGATGCGATCGCTCAGATCATGTATTATTTAACGTTTTAAGTTTAAAGTGTAGGGCTTCTTATTTGTATGCAATACACTTTGACCTCTCTCCTAAAACGAGAGAGGCTTTGAATCTTACTCCCCTTCCCCTGTAGGGAAAGGGTTGGAGGTTAGGTCTCTATTAGACTCAACTCCAAACTCCAAACTCCAAACTCCAAACTATTTAAATAAACCCAATGCGATCGAGAGGCCAAAAGCGAAATGTTGCCCTACCGATGACATTTTTTTGGGGTAAAAAGCCCCAATAGCGAGAGTCATTACTATCGTTGCGGTTATCTCCCATGACAAAAAATTCGTCTTCTGGAACTTTCACTGGTGGATATGGCTGATTTGGGGGTTCAGCGATGTAGTCTTCTGCCAAGGGTTGACCGTTGAGGTAGACTTTGCCAGAAGCAACACTAATTACCTCACCAGGCTGACCAATAACTCGCTTGATGAAAGCTTGGTCTTTGGGATATCCCCGACGTTGTAGTTCTGCGGGTGGCTGAAAAACAATAATATCCCCAGTTGTGGGAGGATGAAAATGGTAGGATATTTTTTCAACTACCAAGCGATCGCCAGTATGCAAGGTTGGCAGCATCGAATCAGAAGGGATATAGCGGGGTTCGGCAATAAAAGTCCTGATCAGAAGTGCTAAAAATAATGCGATCGCAACTAAAATCAGATTTTCTTGCCAACTACGCAATACTTTTAACGACGCATGTTCTTCTTTGACATCACTTTCGTGAGGAATCATAAAAATTTGTAGCCAGTTTCAGAAGTGGGACAAATACCTTGATTATTTTGACTCAAAAGGTAAGTAGAGCGCCGTAAATAATTAAAGGTTTGTAGTGAGGGCTTCAGCCCTAATTTGAGAGATCAAGCCCTCTCTACGAGACGCTGTTCGCGTTCACTACAAGCTAATTCCAATTTAATTTACATTCCTTAATATACCTTGATTTTTTCTCGCCTACTTACTTATACTTATAAACAATTTAGGTCTTGCATCAACCCATACAGATATTAAATAATACAGTTAATACGTCTACTAAACACAAGTAAAAGTACTGTAAATAAACTATGATATGTCTTAGGCAATACAAGTAAATCATTAAGATTCCTGGATAATTAAGAATCCTAATTCTAATTGTTGCAATTATAAGGCAAGTTATTGGATAATTTTCAGTTCTACTTCCTCCTTTCTTCGGTATAGGCTGATATGATGTGCAGTAAATTGCCCATAGTTCTCGCCTTACCCCTCGCCAAAGCATCGTAAGGTTCCCAATAGTGCGGGTGGGGTAGTTTTATTATGGATCATTGAGCAGATTTGATATCGGCTGAAGGAAAATATATTTTGATTGCATTGTTAAGTGATATTACATAAAAGTCATTGCTATTTAAATGTACTTTTAAATACAAAATCTTAGCTTTATCAAGGTATATAGAAAAAACATTTTGCACTTACGTGTAGAATTTAATAGTTCAATAGCATAAATGCCACATAGGACTCAATATTGATTTAAAAAACTTGCCTATATGTATTCAGTTTTTTACGTAATTACACGGTGACACTACATATTAGATTGTACTATTAATAAGATATATATCTCCTAGATTATCGAGAACAAGATTAACAGACAAAAGTCACTAGCAATTTAGGCTAAAAGTATCAGCATTAAAAATAGGACTAAACTGCCGATAAAATTATTTTTGCTAAATGAGTCAAAAGTATCTAGATTAACGCATAAGTGCCCCTTGGCAACGAGAAACTATATTTAATCAATTTTCGTCTGGTCTGTTTAATAGAAAGTGCAAGGTAATATTCTGTGAGTCGAAAACTTAACTTTTTCTTAAAAAGGAAGTAATGGCAGCAGGCAGTAGAATATATCTTATCAAGAATAGAACTAATAGTTTCCTATACTCTTTTTTGAAAGATACCCCTTCCCTTGTAAGTAGTTTTGGATGTTAATCAAATAATTC
This Nostoc sp. KVJ3 DNA region includes the following protein-coding sequences:
- a CDS encoding ComEA family DNA-binding protein, with translation MNNWLPLNSRLQKLRAKLLNDPYYRLQSGEEIQIAAKLGIRIDANQATVDDWLRLPGLSIHQARSLVELSRSGVKFYCIEDIAAALGMPAPRLEPLKPLLNFIYYDHESLESPIQLVNPNTATVEKLAQIPFIDLSLAQAVVQNRQSGGLYHNLADFQRRLELTGDAIAQIMYYLTF
- the lepB gene encoding signal peptidase I encodes the protein MIPHESDVKEEHASLKVLRSWQENLILVAIALFLALLIRTFIAEPRYIPSDSMLPTLHTGDRLVVEKISYHFHPPTTGDIIVFQPPAELQRRGYPKDQAFIKRVIGQPGEVISVASGKVYLNGQPLAEDYIAEPPNQPYPPVKVPEDEFFVMGDNRNDSNDSRYWGFLPQKNVIGRATFRFWPLDRIGFI